In Zea mays cultivar B73 chromosome 7, Zm-B73-REFERENCE-NAM-5.0, whole genome shotgun sequence, the following proteins share a genomic window:
- the LOC103632688 gene encoding uncharacterized protein: protein MWEYTGDNDSNRHSAKNLMREELTSHVLAITVGVRSDFLDESGPLPFNQARLKDLGLCSIKVSRPPLLEDVAIKSEKKWKREVEQSTMAVCKKRHLEMKRTRLTRAGLGWSITSSTDMEDMTSTEVKASSNAQPERVWDAVEVVLPVARGEHPRERLGTASSSSSPVAITERGIAGEAGALPSMVTIMVECHEEARTVIVPTPTASLVATS from the exons ATGTGGGAGTACACCGGGGATAACGACTCCAACCGCCATTCGGCCAAAAACCTGATGAGGGAGGAGCTTACATCACACGTCCTTGCTATCACGGTGGGGGTTAGGTCGGATTTCCTGGACGAGAGTGGCCCACTACCGTTCAACCAAGCGCGGTTGAAAGACCTG GGGCTTTGCAGCATCAAGGTTTCCCGTCCCCCTCTTCTGGAAGATGTCGCTATTAAGTCGGAGAAGAAATGGAAGAGGGAGGTGGAGCAATCTACCATGGCGGTGTGCAAGAAACGCCACCTCGAGATGAAGCGGACACGTCTTACGCGAGCTGGGCTAGGGTGGAGCATCACCTCGTCCACGGACATGGAGGACATGACCTCTACTGAGGTCAAAGCCAGCTCTAATGCCCAGCCCGAGAGAGTGTGGGACGCTGTGGAGGTCGTCCTGCCTGTTGCACGTGGGGAGCATCCTAGGGAAAGGCTGGGGACCGCCAGCTCTTCCTCCTCCCCTGTCGCGATAACCGAGCGCGGAATCGCTGGCGAGGCAGGCGCACTGCCTTCGATGGTCACAATAATGGTGGAGTGCCATGAGGAGGCCAGGACGGTGATTGTGCCTACTCCTACCGCATCACTAGTGGCGACGTCCTAG